In Ctenopharyngodon idella isolate HZGC_01 chromosome 20, HZGC01, whole genome shotgun sequence, the following proteins share a genomic window:
- the adgrg6 gene encoding adhesion G-protein coupled receptor G6 isoform X15, which translates to MISLISGRWWRWKFQKALTVFVLLICFSTTVAQSCQSSVSCNVVLTDSQGSFTSPCYPNDYPPSQACKWTIQAPAGFIVQITFLDFELEEAHGCIYDRIVISTGTSDAKFCGLTPNGLTLNSSGNVMEVSFNSDFSVQKKGFHISYKQVAVALRSQKVTMPKSSKSIVRVSNSVSIPVLTAFTVCFEIARTAQKSTETIFTLSDAAGTSILAFEKTTRGMELFIGGSYCSVNDILTSSDITSSMTPICLTWTKSSGHVAVYFGGRYKANTCSTSQVYTLRGGDILQLAGKGSSSVSVDDQNLDGFIYNFRLWDYAMLLSELSALTCDVVGNVVDWDHRFWTIPGSYTQTDSTLSCSTAIATLSPETPGCASPGLGCPATLTVTTASIATTNMIPTNATTHEEIFYRISLVVIDEQANTPSDVKMMISQWLNQTFQNWIYRVYVNSVSLQPDTVLSRAATIRQTYMALLVYKNTTDASLTEAEIENRLRNAPVIGNGLILDSVFVNLMENCQPEEFPFHYRWPESRPTVTQYIPCFPYKEQNASRTCMISQYNYTSFWALPDRGNCTNITSISVSQENAMEVAVQLADITNNELSKEEVAQIVSKLKELVNIAKINATLASTVVTIISNVMVSSDDAQKDASETALKAVDDMVHKIEFDGPSLTITSKYLAVGVSALNTSNFNGTTFSAFIATNTTDPQIDFESEAQNALAVVTLPPTLLHNLSNSLMERVSRINFMFFTKTGLFQDQQSNGKSLNSYVVASSVGNFTIKNLQDPVKIEIAHLEYKRDPKPLCVFWDFNLKNRTGGWNSEGCLVSPESNSNRTVCLCNHLTHFGILMDISGASAQIDEKNNRVLTFITYIGCGISAIFSAATLLTYIAFEKLRRDYPSKILMNLSTSLLFLNMVFLLDGWLASYDIEGLCVTVAVFLHFFLLTSFTWMGLESIHMYIALVKVFNTYIRRYILKFCIVGWGVPAAIVGIVLAVSKNSYGKKYYGKAENGQGTSEFCWINSPVVFYVTCVGYFSMIFLMNVAMFIVVMIQICGRNGKRSNRTLREEILRNLRSVVSLTFLLGMTWGFAFFAWGPVSLAFMYLFSIFNSLQGLFIFVFHCALKENVQKQWRRYLCCGKFRLADNSDWSKTATNNTKKVSSDNLGKSLSSSSFGSTTANWTSKAKATLNPFARHSNAGKSFSNQSSPKCSPSDGEASSSILPVHQVLDKVKGYCSVRSDNFYKNIIMSDSFSNSTKF; encoded by the exons TAGCTCAGAGCTGCCAGAGTAGCGTCAGCTGCAATGTGGTGCTCACCGACTCCCAGGGCTCTTTTACCTCCCCCTGCTACCCCAATGACTACCCACCCAGTCAGGCCTGCAAGTGGACCATACAGGCCCCGGCCGGCTTTATAGTGCAGATCACCTTCCTAGATTTTGAACTCGAGGAAGCACACGGCTGCATCTATGACCGCATCGTCATCAGCACTGGCACGAGTGATGCCAAATTTTGCGGCTTAACACCCAATGGACTAACTCTCAACTCCAGTGGCAATGTGATGGAGGTTTCCTTTAACTCAGACTTTAGTGTCCAAAAGAAAGGCTTCCATATCAGTTACAAGCAAG TGGCAGTGGCACTGAGGAGCCAGAAGGTCACAATGCCAAAGAGCAGCAAGAGTATAGTGAGAGTGTCCAATTCAGTCTCCATTCCTGTTCTCACTGCGTTTACTGTGTGCTTTGAGATCGCCCGCACAGCCCAGAAGAGCACAGAGACCATCTTTACCTTGTCTGATGCTGCTGGGACATCCATATTGGCATTTGAAAAAACAACGAGAGGCATGGAGCTGTTCATAGGCGGTTCCTACTGTTCTGTGAACGACATACTCACTAGCTCAGATATCACATCCAGCATGACGCCCATCTGCCTCACCTGGACCAAGTCTTCTGGCCATGTGGCAGTGTACTTTGGAGGCCGCTATAAAGCCAACACCTGCTCAACCTCTCAGGTTTACACCCTGCGGGGTGGGGATATCCTCCAGCTTGCAGGAAAAGGGTCAAGCTCAGTCAGTGTGGATGATCAGAATTTGGATGGCTTCATTTATAATTTCCGATTGTGGGATTACGCCATGCTCTTATCTGAGCTGTCTGCCCTCACCTGTGATGTTGTGGGTAATGTCGTTGACTGGGATCATCGCTTCTGGACTATCCCGGGCAGTTACACGCAGACTGACAGCACACTCAGCTGTA GCACTGCCATAGCAACTCTTTCCCCGGAAACCCCAGGTTGTGCCTCCCCCGGACTTGGCTGCCCAG CAACATTAACTGTTACCACCGCATCCATTGCCACCACTAACATGATTCCTACTAATGCAACAACCCACG AGGAAATTTTCTACAGAATATCCCTTGTGGTTATTGATGAACAAGCAAACACCCCCAGCGATGTTAAGATGATGATATCTCAATGG CTTAATCAAACGTTTCAGAACTGGATCTACAGAGTTTATGTTAATAGTGTCAG TCTCCAACCTGACACTGTTCTCTCAAGGGCCGCAACGATTCG ACAAACCTACATGGCCCTGCTGGTGTATAAGAATACCACTGATGCAAGTCTGACCGAGGCAGAGATTGAGAACAGGCTGAGAAATGCCCCTGTAATTGGAAATGGCTTAATATTGGACAGTGTGTTCGTGAATTTAATGG AAAACTGCCAGCCAGAGGAGTTCCCATTCCACTACAGATGGCCAGAGAGCAGACCCACAGTCACCCAGTATATCCCCTGCTTCCCTTACAAAGAGCAAAACGCATCCAGGACTTG CATGATTAGCCAGTATAATTACACATCATTTTGGGCTCTCCCTGACCGTGGAAACTGCACTAATATAACAAGCATTTCAGTTTCACAAG AGAATGCAATGGAAGTGGCCGTGCAGCTTGCTGACATCACTAATAATGAGCTCTCTAAGGAGGAGGTGGCACAGATTGTCTCCAAGTTGAAAGAGCTTGTGAACATAGCCAAAATCAACGCCACCCTGGCCAGCACTGTGGTCACTATCATCTCCAACGTCATGGTCAGCTCAGATGACGCTCAAAAGGACGCCTCAGAGAC AGCTCTCAAAGCAGTGGATGACATGGTGCATAAGATTGAATTTGATGGACCCTCACTGACCATCACATCCAAATATCTGGCTGTGGGAGTTTCTGCCCTCAACACCAGCAATTTTAATGGGACCACTTTCAGTGCGTTTATAGCCACAAACACGACAGACCCTCAG ATCGATTTTGAGTCTGAGGCCCAGAACGCTTTGGCTGTGGTCACTCTACCTCCAACACTGCTGCACAACCTGAGTAATTCACTAATGGAGAGAGTGTCCAGAATAAACTTTATGTTCTTCACCAAGACAGGGCTCTTTCAG gATCAGCAAAGTAATGGCAAGTCCTTGAACAGCTATGTGGTGGCTAGCAGTGTTGGCAACTTCACAATCAAAAACCTGCAGGATCCCGTCAAGATAGAGATTGCACATTTGGAGTACAAG AGAGATCCAAAGCCTCTTTGTGTGTTTTGGGATTTCAACCTTAAAA ATCGCACAGGGGGCTGGAATAGTGAAGGCTGTCTGGTCAGTCCGGAGTCCAACAGCAACAGGACCGTCTGCTTGTGTAATCACCTCACACACTTTGGCATTCTAATG GACATCTCTGGAGCTTCTGCGCAGATAGATGAGAAGAACAACAGGGTTCTTACCTTCATTACCTACATCGGCTGTGGCATCTCAGCCATTTTTTCAGCAGCAACACTGCTCACATACATCGCTTTTGA GAAGTTGCGGCGAGACTATCCTTCCAAGATCCTGATGAATCTCAGCACGTCACTGCTCTTCCTCAACATGGTGTTTCTTCTGGATGGCTGGTTGGCTTCGTACGACATTGAGGGATTGTGTGTGACAGTTGCTGTTTTTCTGCACTTTTTTCTTCTCACTTCCTTCACCTGGATGGGCTTGGAGTCCATCCACATGTACATTGCCCTGGTCAAGGTCTTCAACACCTACATCCGGCGATACATCCTCAAGTTTTGCATCGTGGGATGGG GTGTCCCTGCTGCAATTGTTGGAATTGTGTTGGCTGTGAGCAAAAATtcttatggaaaaaaatattatggaaAAGCAGAGAATGGACAGGGCACATCAGAATT TTGTTGGATTAATAGTCCGGTGGTATTCTACGTGACGTGCGTGGGCTACTTTTCCATGATCTTCCTGATGAATGTTGCCATGTTCATCGTGGTCATGATCCAGATCTGCGGGCGTAACGGCAAGCGCAGCAACCGAACACTCCGAGAGGAGATCTTACGTAACCTGCGAAGTGTGGTCAGCCTGACTTTCTTGCTGGGCATGACCTGGGGCTTTGCTTTTTTCGCCTGGGGTCCGGTCAGCCTGGCCTTCATGTACCTCTTCTCCATTTTCAACTCCTTACAGG gATTATTCATATTTGTGTTCCACTGTGCCCTGAAAGAAAATGTACAGAAGCAATGGAGAAGATATTTGTGCTGTGGAAAGTTCCGCTTGGCAGATAATTCAG ACTGGAGCAAGACTGCCACTAATAATACCAAGAAAGTGAGCTCTGATAACCTGGGAAAGTCCCTCTCCTCCAGTTCTTTTGGCTCCACTACAGCCAACTGGACGTCTAAAGCCAAAGCTACACTAAACCCCTTTGCCAGGCACAGTAATGCAG GTAAAAGTTTCTCCAATCAGAGCAGTCCCAAATGCAGCCCTTCCGACGGAGAGGCTTCCTCGTCCATCCTCCCCGTGCACCAGGTCTTGGACAAGGTAAAGGGCTACTGCTCCGTGCGCTCGGACAACTTCTACAAAAACATCATCATGTCAGACAGCTTTAGCAATAGCACTAAATTCTAG
- the adgrg6 gene encoding adhesion G-protein coupled receptor G6 isoform X17, translated as MISLISGRWWRWKFQKALTVFVLLICFSTTVAQSCQSSVSCNVVLTDSQGSFTSPCYPNDYPPSQACKWTIQAPAGFIVQITFLDFELEEAHGCIYDRIVISTGTSDAKFCGLTPNGLTLNSSGNVMEVSFNSDFSVQKKGFHISYKQVAVALRSQKVTMPKSSKSIVRVSNSVSIPVLTAFTVCFEIARTAQKSTETIFTLSDAAGTSILAFEKTTRGMELFIGGSYCSVNDILTSSDITSSMTPICLTWTKSSGHVAVYFGGRYKANTCSTSQVYTLRGGDILQLAGKGSSSVSVDDQNLDGFIYNFRLWDYAMLLSELSALTCDVVGNVVDWDHRFWTIPGSYTQTDSTLSCSTAIATLSPETPGCASPGLGCPEEIFYRISLVVIDEQANTPSDVKMMISQWLNQTFQNWIYRVYVNSVSLQPDTVLSRAATIRQTYMALLVYKNTTDASLTEAEIENRLRNAPVIGNGLILDSVFVNLMENCQPEEFPFHYRWPESRPTVTQYIPCFPYKEQNASRTCMISQYNYTSFWALPDRGNCTNITSISVSQENAMEVAVQLADITNNELSKEEVAQIVSKLKELVNIAKINATLASTVVTIISNVMVSSDDAQKDASETALKAVDDMVHKIEFDGPSLTITSKYLAVGVSALNTSNFNGTTFSAFIATNTTDPQIDFESEAQNALAVVTLPPTLLHNLSNSLMERVSRINFMFFTKTGLFQQFGSLMDQQSNGKSLNSYVVASSVGNFTIKNLQDPVKIEIAHLEYKRDPKPLCVFWDFNLKSEDRTGGWNSEGCLVSPESNSNRTVCLCNHLTHFGILMDISGASAQIDEKNNRVLTFITYIGCGISAIFSAATLLTYIAFEKLRRDYPSKILMNLSTSLLFLNMVFLLDGWLASYDIEGLCVTVAVFLHFFLLTSFTWMGLESIHMYIALVKVFNTYIRRYILKFCIVGWGVPAAIVGIVLAVSKNSYGKKYYGKAENGQGTSEFCWINSPVVFYVTCVGYFSMIFLMNVAMFIVVMIQICGRNGKRSNRTLREEILRNLRSVVSLTFLLGMTWGFAFFAWGPVSLAFMYLFSIFNSLQGLFIFVFHCALKENVQKQWRRYLCCGKFRLADNSDWSKTATNNTKKVSSDNLGKSLSSSSFGSTTANWTSKAKATLNPFARHSNAGKSFSNQSSPKCSPSDGEASSSILPVHQVLDKVKGYCSVRSDNFYKNIIMSDSFSNSTKF; from the exons TAGCTCAGAGCTGCCAGAGTAGCGTCAGCTGCAATGTGGTGCTCACCGACTCCCAGGGCTCTTTTACCTCCCCCTGCTACCCCAATGACTACCCACCCAGTCAGGCCTGCAAGTGGACCATACAGGCCCCGGCCGGCTTTATAGTGCAGATCACCTTCCTAGATTTTGAACTCGAGGAAGCACACGGCTGCATCTATGACCGCATCGTCATCAGCACTGGCACGAGTGATGCCAAATTTTGCGGCTTAACACCCAATGGACTAACTCTCAACTCCAGTGGCAATGTGATGGAGGTTTCCTTTAACTCAGACTTTAGTGTCCAAAAGAAAGGCTTCCATATCAGTTACAAGCAAG TGGCAGTGGCACTGAGGAGCCAGAAGGTCACAATGCCAAAGAGCAGCAAGAGTATAGTGAGAGTGTCCAATTCAGTCTCCATTCCTGTTCTCACTGCGTTTACTGTGTGCTTTGAGATCGCCCGCACAGCCCAGAAGAGCACAGAGACCATCTTTACCTTGTCTGATGCTGCTGGGACATCCATATTGGCATTTGAAAAAACAACGAGAGGCATGGAGCTGTTCATAGGCGGTTCCTACTGTTCTGTGAACGACATACTCACTAGCTCAGATATCACATCCAGCATGACGCCCATCTGCCTCACCTGGACCAAGTCTTCTGGCCATGTGGCAGTGTACTTTGGAGGCCGCTATAAAGCCAACACCTGCTCAACCTCTCAGGTTTACACCCTGCGGGGTGGGGATATCCTCCAGCTTGCAGGAAAAGGGTCAAGCTCAGTCAGTGTGGATGATCAGAATTTGGATGGCTTCATTTATAATTTCCGATTGTGGGATTACGCCATGCTCTTATCTGAGCTGTCTGCCCTCACCTGTGATGTTGTGGGTAATGTCGTTGACTGGGATCATCGCTTCTGGACTATCCCGGGCAGTTACACGCAGACTGACAGCACACTCAGCTGTA GCACTGCCATAGCAACTCTTTCCCCGGAAACCCCAGGTTGTGCCTCCCCCGGACTTGGCTGCCCAG AGGAAATTTTCTACAGAATATCCCTTGTGGTTATTGATGAACAAGCAAACACCCCCAGCGATGTTAAGATGATGATATCTCAATGG CTTAATCAAACGTTTCAGAACTGGATCTACAGAGTTTATGTTAATAGTGTCAG TCTCCAACCTGACACTGTTCTCTCAAGGGCCGCAACGATTCG ACAAACCTACATGGCCCTGCTGGTGTATAAGAATACCACTGATGCAAGTCTGACCGAGGCAGAGATTGAGAACAGGCTGAGAAATGCCCCTGTAATTGGAAATGGCTTAATATTGGACAGTGTGTTCGTGAATTTAATGG AAAACTGCCAGCCAGAGGAGTTCCCATTCCACTACAGATGGCCAGAGAGCAGACCCACAGTCACCCAGTATATCCCCTGCTTCCCTTACAAAGAGCAAAACGCATCCAGGACTTG CATGATTAGCCAGTATAATTACACATCATTTTGGGCTCTCCCTGACCGTGGAAACTGCACTAATATAACAAGCATTTCAGTTTCACAAG AGAATGCAATGGAAGTGGCCGTGCAGCTTGCTGACATCACTAATAATGAGCTCTCTAAGGAGGAGGTGGCACAGATTGTCTCCAAGTTGAAAGAGCTTGTGAACATAGCCAAAATCAACGCCACCCTGGCCAGCACTGTGGTCACTATCATCTCCAACGTCATGGTCAGCTCAGATGACGCTCAAAAGGACGCCTCAGAGAC AGCTCTCAAAGCAGTGGATGACATGGTGCATAAGATTGAATTTGATGGACCCTCACTGACCATCACATCCAAATATCTGGCTGTGGGAGTTTCTGCCCTCAACACCAGCAATTTTAATGGGACCACTTTCAGTGCGTTTATAGCCACAAACACGACAGACCCTCAG ATCGATTTTGAGTCTGAGGCCCAGAACGCTTTGGCTGTGGTCACTCTACCTCCAACACTGCTGCACAACCTGAGTAATTCACTAATGGAGAGAGTGTCCAGAATAAACTTTATGTTCTTCACCAAGACAGGGCTCTTTCAG CAATTTGGATCATTAATG gATCAGCAAAGTAATGGCAAGTCCTTGAACAGCTATGTGGTGGCTAGCAGTGTTGGCAACTTCACAATCAAAAACCTGCAGGATCCCGTCAAGATAGAGATTGCACATTTGGAGTACAAG AGAGATCCAAAGCCTCTTTGTGTGTTTTGGGATTTCAACCTTAAAAGTGAgg ATCGCACAGGGGGCTGGAATAGTGAAGGCTGTCTGGTCAGTCCGGAGTCCAACAGCAACAGGACCGTCTGCTTGTGTAATCACCTCACACACTTTGGCATTCTAATG GACATCTCTGGAGCTTCTGCGCAGATAGATGAGAAGAACAACAGGGTTCTTACCTTCATTACCTACATCGGCTGTGGCATCTCAGCCATTTTTTCAGCAGCAACACTGCTCACATACATCGCTTTTGA GAAGTTGCGGCGAGACTATCCTTCCAAGATCCTGATGAATCTCAGCACGTCACTGCTCTTCCTCAACATGGTGTTTCTTCTGGATGGCTGGTTGGCTTCGTACGACATTGAGGGATTGTGTGTGACAGTTGCTGTTTTTCTGCACTTTTTTCTTCTCACTTCCTTCACCTGGATGGGCTTGGAGTCCATCCACATGTACATTGCCCTGGTCAAGGTCTTCAACACCTACATCCGGCGATACATCCTCAAGTTTTGCATCGTGGGATGGG GTGTCCCTGCTGCAATTGTTGGAATTGTGTTGGCTGTGAGCAAAAATtcttatggaaaaaaatattatggaaAAGCAGAGAATGGACAGGGCACATCAGAATT TTGTTGGATTAATAGTCCGGTGGTATTCTACGTGACGTGCGTGGGCTACTTTTCCATGATCTTCCTGATGAATGTTGCCATGTTCATCGTGGTCATGATCCAGATCTGCGGGCGTAACGGCAAGCGCAGCAACCGAACACTCCGAGAGGAGATCTTACGTAACCTGCGAAGTGTGGTCAGCCTGACTTTCTTGCTGGGCATGACCTGGGGCTTTGCTTTTTTCGCCTGGGGTCCGGTCAGCCTGGCCTTCATGTACCTCTTCTCCATTTTCAACTCCTTACAGG gATTATTCATATTTGTGTTCCACTGTGCCCTGAAAGAAAATGTACAGAAGCAATGGAGAAGATATTTGTGCTGTGGAAAGTTCCGCTTGGCAGATAATTCAG ACTGGAGCAAGACTGCCACTAATAATACCAAGAAAGTGAGCTCTGATAACCTGGGAAAGTCCCTCTCCTCCAGTTCTTTTGGCTCCACTACAGCCAACTGGACGTCTAAAGCCAAAGCTACACTAAACCCCTTTGCCAGGCACAGTAATGCAG GTAAAAGTTTCTCCAATCAGAGCAGTCCCAAATGCAGCCCTTCCGACGGAGAGGCTTCCTCGTCCATCCTCCCCGTGCACCAGGTCTTGGACAAGGTAAAGGGCTACTGCTCCGTGCGCTCGGACAACTTCTACAAAAACATCATCATGTCAGACAGCTTTAGCAATAGCACTAAATTCTAG
- the adgrg6 gene encoding adhesion G-protein coupled receptor G6 isoform X19 → MISLISGRWWRWKFQKALTVFVLLICFSTTVAQSCQSSVSCNVVLTDSQGSFTSPCYPNDYPPSQACKWTIQAPAGFIVQITFLDFELEEAHGCIYDRIVISTGTSDAKFCGLTPNGLTLNSSGNVMEVSFNSDFSVQKKGFHISYKQVAVALRSQKVTMPKSSKSIVRVSNSVSIPVLTAFTVCFEIARTAQKSTETIFTLSDAAGTSILAFEKTTRGMELFIGGSYCSVNDILTSSDITSSMTPICLTWTKSSGHVAVYFGGRYKANTCSTSQVYTLRGGDILQLAGKGSSSVSVDDQNLDGFIYNFRLWDYAMLLSELSALTCDVVGNVVDWDHRFWTIPGSYTQTDSTLSCSTAIATLSPETPGCASPGLGCPEEIFYRISLVVIDEQANTPSDVKMMISQWLNQTFQNWIYRVYVNSVSLQPDTVLSRAATIRQTYMALLVYKNTTDASLTEAEIENRLRNAPVIGNGLILDSVFVNLMENCQPEEFPFHYRWPESRPTVTQYIPCFPYKEQNASRTCMISQYNYTSFWALPDRGNCTNITSISVSQENAMEVAVQLADITNNELSKEEVAQIVSKLKELVNIAKINATLASTVVTIISNVMVSSDDAQKDASETALKAVDDMVHKIEFDGPSLTITSKYLAVGVSALNTSNFNGTTFSAFIATNTTDPQIDFESEAQNALAVVTLPPTLLHNLSNSLMERVSRINFMFFTKTGLFQDQQSNGKSLNSYVVASSVGNFTIKNLQDPVKIEIAHLEYKRDPKPLCVFWDFNLKNRTGGWNSEGCLVSPESNSNRTVCLCNHLTHFGILMDISGASAQIDEKNNRVLTFITYIGCGISAIFSAATLLTYIAFEKLRRDYPSKILMNLSTSLLFLNMVFLLDGWLASYDIEGLCVTVAVFLHFFLLTSFTWMGLESIHMYIALVKVFNTYIRRYILKFCIVGWGVPAAIVGIVLAVSKNSYGKKYYGKAENGQGTSEFCWINSPVVFYVTCVGYFSMIFLMNVAMFIVVMIQICGRNGKRSNRTLREEILRNLRSVVSLTFLLGMTWGFAFFAWGPVSLAFMYLFSIFNSLQGLFIFVFHCALKENVQKQWRRYLCCGKFRLADNSDWSKTATNNTKKVSSDNLGKSLSSSSFGSTTANWTSKAKATLNPFARHSNAGKSFSNQSSPKCSPSDGEASSSILPVHQVLDKVKGYCSVRSDNFYKNIIMSDSFSNSTKF, encoded by the exons TAGCTCAGAGCTGCCAGAGTAGCGTCAGCTGCAATGTGGTGCTCACCGACTCCCAGGGCTCTTTTACCTCCCCCTGCTACCCCAATGACTACCCACCCAGTCAGGCCTGCAAGTGGACCATACAGGCCCCGGCCGGCTTTATAGTGCAGATCACCTTCCTAGATTTTGAACTCGAGGAAGCACACGGCTGCATCTATGACCGCATCGTCATCAGCACTGGCACGAGTGATGCCAAATTTTGCGGCTTAACACCCAATGGACTAACTCTCAACTCCAGTGGCAATGTGATGGAGGTTTCCTTTAACTCAGACTTTAGTGTCCAAAAGAAAGGCTTCCATATCAGTTACAAGCAAG TGGCAGTGGCACTGAGGAGCCAGAAGGTCACAATGCCAAAGAGCAGCAAGAGTATAGTGAGAGTGTCCAATTCAGTCTCCATTCCTGTTCTCACTGCGTTTACTGTGTGCTTTGAGATCGCCCGCACAGCCCAGAAGAGCACAGAGACCATCTTTACCTTGTCTGATGCTGCTGGGACATCCATATTGGCATTTGAAAAAACAACGAGAGGCATGGAGCTGTTCATAGGCGGTTCCTACTGTTCTGTGAACGACATACTCACTAGCTCAGATATCACATCCAGCATGACGCCCATCTGCCTCACCTGGACCAAGTCTTCTGGCCATGTGGCAGTGTACTTTGGAGGCCGCTATAAAGCCAACACCTGCTCAACCTCTCAGGTTTACACCCTGCGGGGTGGGGATATCCTCCAGCTTGCAGGAAAAGGGTCAAGCTCAGTCAGTGTGGATGATCAGAATTTGGATGGCTTCATTTATAATTTCCGATTGTGGGATTACGCCATGCTCTTATCTGAGCTGTCTGCCCTCACCTGTGATGTTGTGGGTAATGTCGTTGACTGGGATCATCGCTTCTGGACTATCCCGGGCAGTTACACGCAGACTGACAGCACACTCAGCTGTA GCACTGCCATAGCAACTCTTTCCCCGGAAACCCCAGGTTGTGCCTCCCCCGGACTTGGCTGCCCAG AGGAAATTTTCTACAGAATATCCCTTGTGGTTATTGATGAACAAGCAAACACCCCCAGCGATGTTAAGATGATGATATCTCAATGG CTTAATCAAACGTTTCAGAACTGGATCTACAGAGTTTATGTTAATAGTGTCAG TCTCCAACCTGACACTGTTCTCTCAAGGGCCGCAACGATTCG ACAAACCTACATGGCCCTGCTGGTGTATAAGAATACCACTGATGCAAGTCTGACCGAGGCAGAGATTGAGAACAGGCTGAGAAATGCCCCTGTAATTGGAAATGGCTTAATATTGGACAGTGTGTTCGTGAATTTAATGG AAAACTGCCAGCCAGAGGAGTTCCCATTCCACTACAGATGGCCAGAGAGCAGACCCACAGTCACCCAGTATATCCCCTGCTTCCCTTACAAAGAGCAAAACGCATCCAGGACTTG CATGATTAGCCAGTATAATTACACATCATTTTGGGCTCTCCCTGACCGTGGAAACTGCACTAATATAACAAGCATTTCAGTTTCACAAG AGAATGCAATGGAAGTGGCCGTGCAGCTTGCTGACATCACTAATAATGAGCTCTCTAAGGAGGAGGTGGCACAGATTGTCTCCAAGTTGAAAGAGCTTGTGAACATAGCCAAAATCAACGCCACCCTGGCCAGCACTGTGGTCACTATCATCTCCAACGTCATGGTCAGCTCAGATGACGCTCAAAAGGACGCCTCAGAGAC AGCTCTCAAAGCAGTGGATGACATGGTGCATAAGATTGAATTTGATGGACCCTCACTGACCATCACATCCAAATATCTGGCTGTGGGAGTTTCTGCCCTCAACACCAGCAATTTTAATGGGACCACTTTCAGTGCGTTTATAGCCACAAACACGACAGACCCTCAG ATCGATTTTGAGTCTGAGGCCCAGAACGCTTTGGCTGTGGTCACTCTACCTCCAACACTGCTGCACAACCTGAGTAATTCACTAATGGAGAGAGTGTCCAGAATAAACTTTATGTTCTTCACCAAGACAGGGCTCTTTCAG gATCAGCAAAGTAATGGCAAGTCCTTGAACAGCTATGTGGTGGCTAGCAGTGTTGGCAACTTCACAATCAAAAACCTGCAGGATCCCGTCAAGATAGAGATTGCACATTTGGAGTACAAG AGAGATCCAAAGCCTCTTTGTGTGTTTTGGGATTTCAACCTTAAAA ATCGCACAGGGGGCTGGAATAGTGAAGGCTGTCTGGTCAGTCCGGAGTCCAACAGCAACAGGACCGTCTGCTTGTGTAATCACCTCACACACTTTGGCATTCTAATG GACATCTCTGGAGCTTCTGCGCAGATAGATGAGAAGAACAACAGGGTTCTTACCTTCATTACCTACATCGGCTGTGGCATCTCAGCCATTTTTTCAGCAGCAACACTGCTCACATACATCGCTTTTGA GAAGTTGCGGCGAGACTATCCTTCCAAGATCCTGATGAATCTCAGCACGTCACTGCTCTTCCTCAACATGGTGTTTCTTCTGGATGGCTGGTTGGCTTCGTACGACATTGAGGGATTGTGTGTGACAGTTGCTGTTTTTCTGCACTTTTTTCTTCTCACTTCCTTCACCTGGATGGGCTTGGAGTCCATCCACATGTACATTGCCCTGGTCAAGGTCTTCAACACCTACATCCGGCGATACATCCTCAAGTTTTGCATCGTGGGATGGG GTGTCCCTGCTGCAATTGTTGGAATTGTGTTGGCTGTGAGCAAAAATtcttatggaaaaaaatattatggaaAAGCAGAGAATGGACAGGGCACATCAGAATT TTGTTGGATTAATAGTCCGGTGGTATTCTACGTGACGTGCGTGGGCTACTTTTCCATGATCTTCCTGATGAATGTTGCCATGTTCATCGTGGTCATGATCCAGATCTGCGGGCGTAACGGCAAGCGCAGCAACCGAACACTCCGAGAGGAGATCTTACGTAACCTGCGAAGTGTGGTCAGCCTGACTTTCTTGCTGGGCATGACCTGGGGCTTTGCTTTTTTCGCCTGGGGTCCGGTCAGCCTGGCCTTCATGTACCTCTTCTCCATTTTCAACTCCTTACAGG gATTATTCATATTTGTGTTCCACTGTGCCCTGAAAGAAAATGTACAGAAGCAATGGAGAAGATATTTGTGCTGTGGAAAGTTCCGCTTGGCAGATAATTCAG ACTGGAGCAAGACTGCCACTAATAATACCAAGAAAGTGAGCTCTGATAACCTGGGAAAGTCCCTCTCCTCCAGTTCTTTTGGCTCCACTACAGCCAACTGGACGTCTAAAGCCAAAGCTACACTAAACCCCTTTGCCAGGCACAGTAATGCAG GTAAAAGTTTCTCCAATCAGAGCAGTCCCAAATGCAGCCCTTCCGACGGAGAGGCTTCCTCGTCCATCCTCCCCGTGCACCAGGTCTTGGACAAGGTAAAGGGCTACTGCTCCGTGCGCTCGGACAACTTCTACAAAAACATCATCATGTCAGACAGCTTTAGCAATAGCACTAAATTCTAG